A window from Micromonospora profundi encodes these proteins:
- a CDS encoding LacI family DNA-binding transcriptional regulator, protein MTRIDDVARLAGVSTATVSRALRGLPTVSAATRRRVLAAAEQLDYAVSPSASRLAGGRTGTVAVVVPRITRWFFSTVVEAVEEYLHQSGYDLLLYNLGGREQVRQRVLRTANLHKRVDAMMLVATPLRPADLTALATLDLPGVTISSGSRVPNWPCVRIDDVAAARVATRHLLDLGHRRIAHISGDPDDELAFTTHIDRRRGYQAELKAAGLRPDPSLDVESSFTIDGGNQAATELLARGEPPTAIVAACDEMAMGAMTALRDAGLRVPQDVSVIGIDDHDLAGVLGLSTIAQPAAEQGRLAARMLLDPLGARSIGPVVGQRAGDPDTPVILPTRLVVRESTAPPRAH, encoded by the coding sequence CGGGCTCTACGCGGGCTGCCGACGGTCTCGGCAGCCACCCGACGCCGGGTGCTCGCCGCCGCCGAGCAGCTCGACTACGCGGTTTCACCGAGCGCGTCCCGGCTTGCCGGAGGCCGTACCGGCACCGTCGCGGTGGTCGTCCCCCGGATCACCCGCTGGTTCTTCAGCACCGTGGTCGAGGCCGTCGAGGAGTACCTCCACCAGTCCGGCTACGACCTGCTGCTCTACAACCTCGGCGGCCGGGAGCAGGTCCGCCAGCGGGTGCTGCGTACCGCGAATCTGCACAAGCGGGTGGACGCCATGATGCTCGTCGCCACCCCGCTGCGCCCGGCCGACCTGACCGCGCTGGCCACCCTGGACCTGCCGGGGGTGACCATCAGCTCCGGCAGCAGGGTGCCCAACTGGCCGTGCGTACGCATCGACGACGTTGCCGCCGCGCGGGTGGCCACCCGCCACCTGCTCGACCTCGGCCACCGCCGGATCGCCCACATCTCCGGCGACCCCGACGACGAGTTGGCGTTCACCACCCACATCGACCGGCGTCGCGGCTACCAGGCCGAGTTGAAGGCCGCCGGCCTGCGACCCGACCCGAGCCTGGACGTCGAGTCGTCGTTCACCATCGACGGCGGCAACCAGGCGGCCACCGAGTTGCTGGCCCGTGGTGAGCCCCCGACCGCGATCGTCGCGGCCTGCGACGAGATGGCGATGGGTGCGATGACCGCGCTGCGCGACGCCGGGCTGCGCGTACCGCAGGACGTCAGCGTGATCGGCATCGACGACCACGACCTCGCCGGTGTGCTGGGGCTCAGCACCATCGCCCAGCCCGCCGCCGAGCAGGGCCGGCTGGCCGCCCGCATGCTGCTGGACCCGCTCGGGGCGCGCAGCATCGGCCCGGTCGTCGGCCAGCGGGCCGGAGACCCCGACACGCCGGTGATCCTGCCCACTCGGCTGGTGGTCCGCGAGTCGACAGCACCGCCCCGGGCACACTGA